The Poecilia reticulata strain Guanapo linkage group LG13, Guppy_female_1.0+MT, whole genome shotgun sequence genome has a segment encoding these proteins:
- the LOC103475007 gene encoding lysophosphatidic acid receptor 6, whose translation MNHTASPLDNLNCSKNDMFKYPLYSTVFSIVFVVGLITNIVALYIFTCSLKLRNETTTYMMNLVVSDLLFVFTLPLRVFYFINKNWPFGGIFCQISVSLFYTNMYGSMLFLTCISVDRFLAIVHPFRSRMLRTKRNARIVCVAVWVLVLSGSLPTGFLLNSTTKDTDGNTFCFENFSSNTWKSHLSKVVIFIETVGFLIPLLLNVCCSIMVLQTLRRPQTVSRGGKVNKTKILRMIIVHLCIFCFCFIPYNVNLVFYALVRTKTIKGCFTESVVRTIYPIALCIAVSNCCFDPIVYYFTSETIQNSFKRKSQASRSFDVKFSEAMQSESSPSLQWSLKNLKAKVFHNESSV comes from the coding sequence ATGAATCACACTGCAAGCCCGTTGGACAATTTAAACTGCAGCAAGAATGACATGTTCAAATACCCCCTGTACAGCACAGTCTTCAGCATCGTGTTTGTAGTCGGACTCATCACCAACATAGTGGCTCTTTACATATTCACATGCTCTCTGAAATTGAGGAACGAGACCACCACATACATGATGAACCTGGTGGTGTCCGACTTGCTGTTTGTCTTCACACTGCCTCTGCGGGTCTTCTACTTCATCAACAAGAACTGGCCCTTTGGGGGGATTTTCTGCCAGATCTCCGTCTCGCTGTTCTACACCAACATGTACGGCAGCATGCTCTTTCTCACGTGCATCAGCGTGGACCGCTTCCTGGCCATCGTGCACCCCTTTCGCTCGAGGATGCTCAGGACCAAACGCAACGCCAGGATAGTGTGCGTTGCCGTGTGGGTGCTGGTACTTTCGGGGAGCCTCCCCACTGGGTTTCTGCTAAACAGTACCACAAAGGACACTGATGGGAACACTTTCTGCTTTGAGAACTTTTCATCCAATACCTGGAAATCCCACCTGTCTAAAGTGGTGATCTTTATAGAGACAGTTGGTTTCCTCATTCCTCTTCTACTCAACGTTTGTTGCTCCATCATGGTGTTGCAGACGCTGCGGCGCCCTCAGACCGTCAGTCGTGGGGGAAAGGTGAACAAAACCAAGATCCTGCGGATGATAATCGTGCACTTGtgcattttttgcttttgcttcatCCCCTATAACGTCAACTTGGTGTTTTATGCTCTCGTCCGCACCAAAACCATAAAGGGATGCTTTACTGAGTCGGTGGTTCGAACAATCTACCCGATAGCCCTTTGCATCGCTGTGTCCAACTGTTGCTTCGATCCCATCGTGTACTACTTCACCTCAGAGACAATCCAGAACTCCTTCAAGAGGAAGTCTCAGGCCTCCCGTTCATTTGATGTCAAGTTCTCCGAGGCCATGCAGTCTGAGAGCAGCCCCAGTTTGCAATGGAGCCTAAAGAATCTGAAAGCTAAGGTCTTCCACAACGAGTCTTCTGTATGA